The Chryseobacterium sp. 52 genome includes a region encoding these proteins:
- a CDS encoding quinol:cytochrome C oxidoreductase has product MYSFSPKLKSTSLILLVAGLVLFAIGFFMNKGISTERIKEMMEVVHSAGHNAPTHSSEMVGPQDEASHLEHATMQIHNSPLASIHFVAVFFFGVSCAVLFFYCIQHAAHAGWPIIITRVMEAIASYIPYGGAILVILMLLNIFHQGHLFHWMDPDLTDPTSAHFDVILFEKKRFLNIPFYAIRTMIYVVGASFFAWKLKAQSKKVDETKSKVEYQFLYRWAVGYIAFFGFASAAWAWDWLMSIDPHWYSTMYIWYSMVSCLSSGIAVIILLSVYLKKNGFLPQFNDNHLHDLGVFLFATSMLWTYTWFAQFMLYWYANVPEEVNYFFGRFQHYGTTFLPMLIVNFLLPLLVLVSSSIKRNYKVVTTMAVVVILGHLLDYFNMVMPGTVGPYWNTPEVFLLIAGAVLFVAGLFMFTVLSALSKLKLIPTGNPYLHESEIYEYPF; this is encoded by the coding sequence ATGTATAGTTTTTCACCAAAATTAAAATCAACTTCTTTAATACTTCTTGTTGCAGGTTTAGTTCTATTTGCCATTGGTTTCTTTATGAATAAAGGAATCAGTACAGAGAGAATTAAAGAAATGATGGAGGTAGTTCACTCTGCAGGTCATAATGCGCCAACTCACTCAAGTGAAATGGTGGGACCCCAAGATGAAGCTTCTCATTTAGAGCATGCAACAATGCAGATTCATAATTCGCCTTTAGCATCAATACATTTCGTAGCTGTATTTTTCTTCGGAGTAAGTTGTGCAGTATTATTTTTCTACTGTATTCAGCATGCAGCTCACGCAGGATGGCCAATTATTATTACAAGAGTAATGGAAGCAATTGCTTCTTACATCCCTTACGGAGGTGCTATCTTAGTAATATTAATGTTATTGAATATCTTTCATCAGGGTCACCTGTTCCACTGGATGGATCCGGATTTAACAGACCCTACATCTGCTCATTTTGATGTGATCTTATTCGAAAAGAAAAGATTCTTAAATATTCCTTTCTACGCAATCAGAACAATGATTTATGTAGTAGGTGCTTCATTCTTTGCCTGGAAACTGAAAGCTCAGTCTAAGAAAGTAGATGAAACCAAATCAAAAGTAGAGTATCAATTCCTTTACAGATGGGCAGTAGGATATATTGCATTCTTCGGATTTGCATCTGCAGCCTGGGCTTGGGACTGGTTGATGTCTATTGACCCTCACTGGTATTCTACAATGTATATCTGGTATTCAATGGTTAGCTGCCTTTCAAGTGGTATCGCTGTGATTATCCTTCTAAGTGTTTACTTAAAGAAAAACGGATTCTTACCACAGTTCAATGACAATCACTTACACGATTTAGGAGTATTCCTTTTCGCGACAAGTATGCTTTGGACATATACATGGTTTGCACAGTTTATGTTGTATTGGTATGCGAACGTTCCGGAAGAGGTTAACTACTTCTTTGGAAGATTCCAGCACTATGGAACTACCTTCTTACCAATGTTGATTGTTAACTTCTTATTACCTCTATTGGTATTAGTAAGCAGCAGCATCAAGAGAAACTATAAAGTAGTAACAACAATGGCTGTAGTGGTTATTTTAGGCCACCTTTTAGATTACTTCAACATGGTAATGCCTGGAACGGTAGGACCATACTGGAACACTCCTGAAGTATTCTTATTAATAGCCGGTGCTGTTTTATTCGTAGCAGGATTGTTTATGTTTACTGTATTAAGTGCTTTATCTAAATTAAAGTTGATCCCTACAGGAAACCCTTACTTACACGAATCTGAAATTTATGAGTATCCTTTCTAA
- a CDS encoding adenine phosphoribosyltransferase yields MASQELIKRLEETIENFPDFPIPGIQFKDISPVFLDPKLYEEVIKDLAAFSKGKVDAVCGIESRGYLFGIAIAVALEVPFILIRKKGKLPPPIISEKYDLEYGSAEIETREGQIKKGQRILIHDDLLATGGTTEAAAKLVEKQGATVSQFSFLIGLKDLNGVEKLNKFGAEVYNILEY; encoded by the coding sequence ATGGCTTCACAAGAACTGATTAAAAGACTGGAAGAAACCATTGAAAACTTCCCTGACTTTCCGATACCGGGAATTCAGTTTAAAGATATTTCACCTGTTTTTCTAGATCCGAAACTGTATGAGGAAGTGATCAAAGATCTCGCTGCTTTCAGTAAAGGAAAAGTAGATGCGGTATGCGGAATAGAAAGCCGTGGTTATCTGTTTGGAATTGCCATCGCAGTCGCGTTGGAAGTTCCTTTCATTCTGATCCGTAAAAAAGGAAAGCTTCCCCCACCGATCATTTCAGAAAAATATGATCTTGAATATGGAAGCGCAGAAATAGAAACCCGTGAAGGACAGATCAAAAAAGGACAGAGAATTCTTATTCATGATGATCTTCTTGCCACCGGAGGGACTACGGAAGCAGCAGCCAAACTTGTTGAAAAGCAAGGAGCAACAGTTTCTCAGTTTAGTTTCCTTATCGGCTTAAAAGACCTTAATGGTGTTGAAAAACTAAATAAATTCGGGGCGGAAGTATACAACATCCTCGAATATTAA
- the ribH gene encoding 6,7-dimethyl-8-ribityllumazine synthase gives MATVNLSDYKPLHITNAEDFSIGIVFSEWNDFVTYNLRDAALEILEKEGVKPENIKLFPVPGAFELNYASMQLCKERKYDAVIAIGCVIRGETPHFDFVCSAVAEGIKDCNILTDTPTIFCVLTDDTKEQSIARSGGDLGNKGVEAAVTALRMIDFKKNLSDKKGNIGFGHS, from the coding sequence ATGGCAACAGTTAATCTTTCAGATTACAAGCCACTTCATATAACTAATGCCGAAGATTTTTCTATCGGCATTGTTTTTTCTGAGTGGAATGATTTTGTAACCTACAATCTTCGTGATGCAGCCTTGGAAATCCTTGAAAAAGAAGGGGTAAAACCAGAAAATATAAAGCTTTTCCCGGTTCCGGGTGCCTTTGAACTGAACTATGCAAGCATGCAGCTTTGCAAAGAAAGAAAATATGACGCTGTGATTGCCATTGGATGTGTGATCCGTGGTGAAACTCCTCATTTTGATTTTGTATGCTCTGCAGTGGCAGAGGGAATCAAAGACTGTAATATTTTAACAGATACACCTACCATTTTCTGCGTACTGACTGATGATACCAAGGAACAGTCAATTGCAAGAAGCGGTGGAGATTTAGGAAACAAAGGGGTAGAAGCAGCCGTAACAGCTTTGAGAATGATTGATTTCAAAAAGAATCTTTCAGATAAAAAGGGAAACATTGGTTTCGGACACTCTTAA
- a CDS encoding LTA synthase family protein: protein MFPNKIKPFLYLGIFYLIISLIVRIVFFFHPITTASFGFFEIIKVLSIGLLNDIFVFTLASTILAIYFLFLSNSKYKKPYGYIIFGALVLFFLYILLVPNNIFNQYGGSISEVALTFVGIKTLFFGLMLFIPSKRIKIRNVLYFIILLLYVLLIIFNAVSEYFFYNEFGVRYNFIAVDYLIYTNEVIGNIMESYPVVPLFSAILIITLAITWFIYKKTKDELLELPNFKQKMILLGTFVVLGGISLLGISSLMEIRSDNVFADEIEDNGLPKFYWAFTHNELDYFKFYPQIGQEQAEKNFLSQYSEPALSRNVTAEQPELKKNVVLISIESLSADFMEHYGGTKKITPFLDSLADRSMMFTNLYATGNRTVRGLEALTLCIPPTAGESVIKRDDNKNKFTTGSVFKSKGYDVKFLYGGYSYFDNMQDFFAGNGYGIVDRNNFKPEEITFANVWGVADEDMAKKAIQTMNAEAKSGKPFFNHWMTVSNHRPFTYPDGRIDIPGTAKSRDGGVKYTDYSLKMFFEMAKKQDWYKNTVFVIIADHCASSAGKTELPMDKYRIPAMIFSEGFIQPQKFDKLMSQIDVMPTVLGLLNFNYQSKFLGQDVFKKEFQPKAYIATYQDLGLVKDGRLTIISPVKKVKQYSLELESSTLAPEFKLYYDEKLMKDPEQKLVNDAVSAYQSTSFWLKEKKLNR from the coding sequence ATGTTTCCAAACAAAATAAAACCATTCTTATATTTAGGAATATTCTATCTTATTATTTCATTGATCGTACGGATCGTATTTTTTTTCCACCCTATCACGACAGCCAGTTTCGGATTTTTTGAAATTATAAAGGTTCTTTCCATCGGTTTACTGAATGATATTTTTGTTTTCACTTTAGCCAGCACCATTTTGGCTATTTACTTTTTATTCCTCTCAAATTCAAAATATAAAAAACCATACGGCTATATCATTTTCGGAGCCCTGGTCCTGTTTTTCCTGTACATATTACTGGTTCCCAATAATATTTTCAATCAGTATGGAGGATCTATATCAGAAGTAGCTTTAACTTTTGTAGGAATCAAGACTCTTTTCTTCGGTCTGATGCTCTTTATTCCTTCTAAAAGGATCAAAATCAGAAATGTTCTCTATTTCATCATCCTATTACTTTATGTTTTACTGATCATCTTTAATGCAGTCAGTGAGTATTTCTTTTATAATGAATTTGGGGTACGTTATAACTTTATTGCAGTAGATTATTTAATATATACCAATGAGGTCATCGGAAACATTATGGAAAGCTACCCTGTGGTACCCCTGTTTTCCGCAATCCTTATCATTACGCTAGCAATTACATGGTTCATCTACAAAAAAACAAAAGACGAACTTTTAGAGCTTCCGAACTTCAAACAGAAAATGATCTTGCTTGGAACTTTTGTCGTTCTTGGCGGTATCAGTCTTTTAGGAATATCATCATTAATGGAAATCAGATCAGACAATGTTTTTGCTGACGAGATTGAAGATAACGGACTTCCAAAATTCTACTGGGCATTTACCCACAATGAACTGGATTATTTCAAGTTTTACCCGCAGATCGGTCAGGAGCAAGCTGAAAAGAACTTTTTGAGCCAATATTCTGAACCTGCATTATCAAGAAATGTGACGGCAGAACAACCGGAACTTAAGAAAAACGTAGTTCTGATCTCTATTGAAAGCTTATCCGCAGATTTCATGGAGCATTATGGTGGGACTAAGAAGATTACTCCTTTCCTGGACAGTCTGGCAGACCGCTCAATGATGTTTACCAATCTTTATGCAACGGGAAACAGAACAGTAAGAGGCCTGGAAGCATTAACACTTTGTATTCCTCCTACTGCTGGAGAAAGTGTCATTAAAAGAGACGACAACAAAAATAAATTTACGACAGGAAGTGTCTTCAAGTCTAAAGGATATGATGTAAAATTCCTGTATGGAGGATACAGCTATTTCGATAATATGCAGGACTTTTTCGCTGGAAACGGATACGGTATTGTTGACAGAAATAATTTTAAACCTGAAGAAATCACCTTTGCCAATGTTTGGGGCGTTGCAGATGAAGATATGGCTAAAAAAGCAATCCAGACCATGAATGCCGAGGCCAAATCCGGAAAACCATTTTTCAACCACTGGATGACAGTTTCCAACCACAGACCTTTTACCTATCCTGATGGAAGGATTGACATTCCCGGAACAGCAAAATCCCGTGACGGAGGGGTAAAATATACCGACTACTCCCTGAAAATGTTTTTTGAAATGGCTAAAAAACAGGACTGGTACAAAAACACAGTCTTCGTAATCATTGCCGATCACTGTGCTTCCAGTGCAGGAAAAACAGAACTTCCAATGGACAAATACAGAATTCCGGCTATGATCTTTTCAGAAGGATTTATCCAGCCTCAGAAATTTGACAAGCTCATGTCACAAATTGATGTGATGCCTACCGTATTGGGACTGCTGAACTTCAACTACCAATCTAAATTCCTTGGCCAGGATGTCTTCAAAAAAGAATTCCAGCCAAAAGCTTATATCGCAACATATCAGGATCTTGGTTTAGTAAAAGATGGGCGTTTAACCATCATTTCGCCTGTTAAAAAGGTAAAACAATATTCTTTGGAACTTGAATCCAGCACTCTTGCTCCCGAATTCAAACTGTACTATGACGAAAAACTGATGAAGGATCCTGAGCAGAAACTGGTCAATGACGCTGTTTCTGCCTATCAATCCACTTCATTCTGGCTTAAAGAAAAGAAACTTAACCGATAA
- a CDS encoding glutathionylspermidine synthase family protein, translating into MERIQSQFRKNWQHKLENLGFGYHSLDGLYWDESHYYQLTTEEVNTIESATAELWQMCLKAVDYIIEKNLWDQFNIPEWFRNYIITTWEEDHPSIYGRFDFGFDGKNLKMLEFNADTPTSLYEGSVIQWYWLQELFPYKDQFNSIHEKLVEYWKHLKNYMNPHHIYFASLTNIEDVTNVEYMRDCASQAGFNTEFIPVQDIGWADDISEFIAEDRAVMEYIFKLYPYEWILADGFGEKLVKNGFRSQWIEPAWKILLSSKALLPVLWEMYPGHPYLLEAYFEPRHLKDFAKKPIYSREGANVVLYKNNIPVEQNDGIYGKEGFIYQQLFDLPNFDGNYPVIGSWVIGQEPAGIGIRESVHLITNNQSRFVPHLIG; encoded by the coding sequence ATGGAAAGAATTCAGTCACAGTTCAGAAAAAACTGGCAGCATAAGCTTGAAAATCTAGGGTTCGGTTATCATTCTCTGGATGGGCTTTATTGGGATGAAAGCCATTATTACCAGTTGACTACAGAAGAAGTAAATACAATAGAAAGTGCAACTGCAGAACTCTGGCAGATGTGCCTGAAAGCTGTAGATTATATTATTGAGAAAAATCTTTGGGATCAATTCAATATTCCTGAATGGTTCCGGAATTATATCATTACAACCTGGGAAGAAGATCACCCTTCGATTTACGGAAGATTTGATTTTGGTTTTGATGGCAAAAATCTAAAAATGCTTGAATTTAACGCTGACACCCCAACATCGTTATATGAAGGTTCAGTCATACAATGGTACTGGCTTCAGGAACTGTTTCCATATAAAGATCAGTTTAATTCTATTCATGAGAAGCTTGTAGAGTATTGGAAGCATCTTAAAAATTATATGAATCCGCATCATATTTATTTTGCATCGCTCACTAATATTGAAGATGTTACGAATGTGGAATATATGCGCGACTGTGCATCTCAGGCTGGTTTTAATACAGAATTTATTCCTGTTCAGGACATTGGCTGGGCGGATGATATTTCAGAATTTATTGCTGAAGACCGGGCGGTAATGGAATATATTTTCAAGCTTTATCCTTATGAATGGATTCTGGCAGACGGTTTTGGAGAAAAACTTGTAAAAAATGGTTTCAGATCACAATGGATTGAGCCTGCCTGGAAAATCTTGCTTTCTTCTAAAGCTCTTCTGCCGGTACTTTGGGAGATGTATCCCGGACATCCTTATCTTTTGGAGGCTTATTTTGAGCCCAGACATCTGAAGGATTTTGCTAAAAAACCAATTTACTCAAGAGAAGGAGCCAATGTGGTCCTGTACAAAAATAATATTCCGGTAGAGCAGAACGATGGAATCTACGGTAAAGAAGGTTTTATTTATCAACAGTTATTTGACCTTCCCAATTTTGACGGCAATTATCCGGTGATCGGGAGCTGGGTAATCGGGCAGGAGCCTGCCGGCATTGGGATCAGAGAAAGTGTTCATCTGATCACCAATAACCAGAGCCGTTTTGTGCCTCACCTTATCGGTTAA
- a CDS encoding neutral zinc metallopeptidase: MKWTDDRSDNVDDRRGTGGGGGGAIVGGGLGTLIIAAIIFFLGGDPSSFLSSSGGNSSAPTEQRDLSPGELKIREFVKMVTAENEQTWTKIFAENGMRYQPAQVVLFDDTTQSGCGVAQSAMGPFYCPADQKVYMDMSFFKELQQKFGAQVTEFSIAYVMAHEMGHHVQTLLGTTQKVDALRRSGRYSEADLNRVSVATELQADFYAGVWAKQTDSREHILEPGDIESAIEAAEAVGDDNIQKRSQGYVNQESFTHGSSAQRKEWFMKGYNTGDIKQGDTFNQLLK, from the coding sequence ATGAAATGGACAGACGATAGAAGTGACAATGTAGATGACAGGCGTGGAACCGGCGGAGGTGGCGGAGGCGCTATTGTAGGCGGTGGATTGGGAACCTTGATCATTGCTGCAATCATATTCTTTTTAGGAGGAGATCCGTCATCATTCCTTTCTTCTTCTGGTGGAAACAGTTCTGCTCCTACTGAACAAAGAGATTTAAGTCCCGGTGAGCTAAAAATTCGGGAATTTGTCAAAATGGTTACTGCTGAAAATGAGCAGACCTGGACTAAAATTTTCGCTGAAAATGGGATGCGGTATCAGCCTGCCCAAGTTGTTTTATTTGATGACACTACCCAATCCGGATGTGGAGTAGCTCAATCTGCTATGGGTCCCTTTTACTGCCCTGCAGATCAGAAGGTGTATATGGATATGAGCTTTTTTAAAGAACTTCAGCAGAAATTCGGAGCACAGGTTACAGAATTCTCTATTGCTTATGTAATGGCTCACGAAATGGGACATCACGTTCAGACTCTTTTGGGAACTACCCAGAAAGTAGATGCCTTAAGAAGAAGTGGGAGATATTCTGAAGCAGACCTGAACAGAGTATCTGTAGCTACAGAATTGCAGGCAGATTTCTACGCAGGTGTCTGGGCCAAGCAAACTGACAGTAGAGAGCACATACTGGAACCTGGTGATATAGAATCTGCAATAGAAGCAGCCGAGGCTGTGGGCGATGACAATATCCAAAAAAGATCACAAGGCTATGTCAATCAGGAAAGCTTTACGCACGGCTCTTCTGCCCAGCGTAAGGAATGGTTTATGAAAGGCTACAATACAGGAGATATTAAACAGGGAGATACTTTCAACCAACTTTTGAAATAA
- a CDS encoding GLPGLI family protein has translation MKKIGIIALALFIQHISAQNNRFVYQVTMKPDAENKTDIKTENAYLDISGEKSLFYSENRFKRDSTMQKAFQSGGGRGSINREQLEGFRTNISYSIEKDKSSQKILFKDRIGRDIYTYEEDRPLNWKMSSETTKIGEYKVQKATTDFAGRKWTAWFTTDLPYQDGPYKFGGLPGLIIKVEDDKGEYSFDLMKNYKIAEIPALNQFGNTVKVKRADYLKQQEKFKTDPMSFMQNSGGGGFPGPPTARGGGGGGRNQNPADMRKRMEERVKEEVKKNSNPIELQ, from the coding sequence ATGAAAAAAATAGGGATCATTGCCTTAGCGCTGTTTATACAGCATATTTCTGCACAAAATAACAGATTTGTGTATCAGGTAACCATGAAACCTGACGCGGAAAATAAAACAGATATTAAAACTGAAAATGCCTATTTAGATATTTCCGGAGAAAAGTCTCTTTTTTATTCTGAAAACAGATTTAAGAGAGATTCCACGATGCAGAAGGCTTTTCAGAGTGGAGGAGGAAGAGGTTCCATTAACAGGGAACAGCTGGAAGGATTTAGGACAAATATCAGTTATTCTATCGAAAAAGATAAATCCAGTCAGAAAATACTCTTTAAAGACAGAATTGGAAGAGATATCTATACTTATGAAGAAGACCGCCCGTTAAATTGGAAAATGTCTTCTGAAACAACCAAAATAGGAGAGTATAAGGTACAAAAAGCGACAACTGATTTTGCAGGAAGAAAATGGACGGCCTGGTTTACAACCGATCTGCCTTATCAGGACGGGCCTTATAAATTTGGAGGACTTCCTGGCCTTATTATTAAGGTGGAAGATGATAAAGGAGAATATTCTTTTGATCTGATGAAAAATTATAAGATTGCTGAAATTCCGGCTTTGAACCAGTTTGGAAATACGGTAAAAGTAAAAAGAGCCGACTATTTGAAGCAGCAGGAAAAGTTTAAAACAGACCCCATGTCATTCATGCAGAACAGCGGCGGTGGAGGCTTCCCGGGGCCGCCAACAGCGAGAGGAGGTGGCGGCGGTGGTAGAAACCAGAATCCGGCTGATATGAGAAAGAGAATGGAGGAGAGAGTAAAAGAAGAAGTTAAGAAAAACAGCAACCCGATAGAGCTGCAATAA
- a CDS encoding HesB/IscA family protein has translation MIKVSDQAKAKAIQLMSEDGFNPAEDYIRVGVKSGGCSGLEYVLGFDNQKTDTDQVFEDNDVKIVVEKKSILYLAGTILEYSGGLNGKGFVFNNPNASRTCGCGESFSL, from the coding sequence ATGATAAAAGTATCAGACCAAGCAAAGGCAAAAGCCATCCAACTTATGTCGGAAGATGGTTTCAACCCTGCTGAAGATTATATAAGAGTAGGGGTAAAAAGTGGAGGATGTTCTGGTTTAGAGTATGTTTTGGGATTTGACAATCAAAAAACAGACACAGATCAGGTTTTTGAAGACAATGATGTAAAAATTGTTGTTGAGAAAAAATCAATCCTTTATTTAGCAGGAACAATCCTTGAATATTCAGGAGGATTGAACGGAAAAGGGTTTGTTTTCAACAATCCTAATGCATCCAGAACGTGTGGTTGTGGAGAGAGTTTTTCTTTATAA
- the sufB gene encoding Fe-S cluster assembly protein SufB, giving the protein MSKYTEDDLRVDLENKKYEFGWETKIDYEDFPIGLNEDIVRAISAKKEEPEWMTEWRLESFRIWLKMTEPTWANIKYEKPDFQAIKYYAAPKVNAELASLDEVDPELLKTFAKLGINIEEQKRLSGVAVDIVIDSVSVKTTFQDTLMEKGIIFCSISEAIKNHPDLVRKYLGKVVPRGDNFYSALNSAVFSDGSFCYIPKGVRCPMELSTYFRINQAGTGQFERTLVIADEGSYVSYLEGCTAPSRDENQLHAAVVELIAMDDAEIKYSTVQNWYPGNEEGKGGVFNFVTKRGLCERKAKISWTQVETGSAVTWKYPSCILKGDGSIGEFYSIAVTNNHQYADTGTKMIHIGKNTRSTIISKGISAGKSQNSYRGQVKVMPSAKGARNFSQCDSLLMGNECGAHTFPYIEIKDPTAQLEHEATTSKIGEDQIFYCNQRGISTEKAIALIVNGFSKEVLNKLPMEFAIEAQKLLEISLEGSVG; this is encoded by the coding sequence ATGAGTAAATATACTGAAGACGACTTAAGAGTTGATCTCGAAAATAAAAAATATGAATTCGGTTGGGAAACGAAAATCGATTACGAGGATTTCCCAATTGGTTTAAATGAGGATATCGTCCGTGCCATCTCTGCAAAAAAAGAAGAGCCGGAATGGATGACAGAATGGCGTTTGGAGTCTTTCAGAATCTGGTTGAAAATGACGGAACCTACCTGGGCTAACATTAAATATGAAAAACCTGATTTTCAGGCGATCAAATATTATGCAGCACCAAAAGTAAATGCTGAACTGGCAAGTTTAGATGAGGTAGACCCTGAATTATTAAAGACTTTTGCAAAATTAGGGATCAATATCGAAGAGCAGAAAAGACTTTCAGGAGTTGCTGTGGATATTGTAATAGACTCTGTTTCTGTTAAAACAACCTTCCAGGATACATTAATGGAAAAAGGAATTATTTTCTGTTCTATTTCTGAGGCTATTAAAAACCACCCAGATCTGGTAAGAAAATACCTTGGAAAAGTAGTTCCGAGAGGAGATAACTTTTATTCAGCATTAAATTCCGCAGTATTCTCTGACGGAAGTTTCTGCTATATTCCAAAAGGCGTAAGATGCCCAATGGAACTTTCCACTTATTTCCGAATCAACCAGGCAGGAACAGGACAGTTTGAAAGAACACTTGTAATCGCTGATGAAGGAAGTTATGTTTCCTACCTTGAAGGATGTACAGCCCCTTCAAGAGACGAGAATCAGCTTCACGCAGCTGTTGTGGAACTAATTGCCATGGATGATGCTGAAATTAAATATTCTACCGTTCAAAACTGGTATCCAGGAAATGAAGAAGGAAAAGGTGGGGTTTTCAATTTCGTAACCAAAAGAGGTCTATGTGAAAGAAAAGCAAAGATCTCCTGGACACAGGTTGAAACAGGTTCTGCTGTAACATGGAAATATCCTTCTTGTATCTTAAAAGGTGACGGATCCATCGGTGAGTTTTACTCTATCGCTGTGACCAACAATCACCAGTATGCAGATACGGGGACAAAAATGATTCACATCGGGAAAAATACCAGATCAACAATTATTTCAAAAGGGATCTCCGCAGGAAAATCTCAGAATTCATACAGAGGTCAGGTAAAAGTAATGCCTTCCGCAAAAGGAGCAAGAAATTTCTCACAGTGTGACTCTCTATTGATGGGTAACGAATGTGGCGCACATACGTTCCCTTACATTGAAATCAAAGATCCTACTGCTCAACTGGAACATGAAGCAACAACTTCTAAAATTGGAGAAGATCAGATTTTCTACTGTAACCAGAGAGGAATTAGCACAGAAAAAGCGATTGCCTTGATTGTCAATGGATTCAGTAAAGAAGTTTTGAATAAACTTCCAATGGAATTTGCTATCGAAGCTCAGAAGTTACTGGAAATTTCTCTTGAGGGTTCTGTGGGATAA
- the sufC gene encoding Fe-S cluster assembly ATPase SufC, with product MLEIKNLHAKIEDGAEILKGINLEIKPGEVHAIMGPNGAGKSTLSSVIAGKEDYEVTDGEIFFQGENISEDAPEERAHKGIFLSFQYPVEIPGVSVTNFIKAALNETRKANGLEEMPAKEMLALIREKSEQLGIKKDFLSRSLNEGFSGGEKKRNEIFQMMMLNPKLAILDETDSGLDIDALRIVADGVNQFKNEGNAVLLITHYQRLLNYIQPDFVHVLANGKIIKTGDKSLALELEEKGYDWLLN from the coding sequence ATGTTAGAAATCAAAAACTTGCACGCCAAAATTGAGGACGGCGCAGAAATTTTAAAAGGTATTAATCTTGAAATAAAGCCGGGTGAAGTTCATGCTATCATGGGACCGAACGGAGCAGGAAAATCTACTCTTTCTTCTGTCATTGCAGGAAAAGAAGATTATGAAGTAACAGACGGAGAAATTTTTTTCCAGGGAGAAAATATCAGCGAAGATGCTCCTGAAGAAAGAGCACATAAAGGAATCTTCCTTTCTTTCCAATATCCGGTGGAAATTCCGGGAGTTTCTGTAACCAACTTCATTAAAGCAGCTTTAAACGAAACAAGAAAAGCAAACGGTCTGGAAGAAATGCCGGCAAAAGAAATGCTTGCTCTTATCCGTGAAAAATCTGAGCAATTAGGTATAAAAAAAGATTTCCTTTCAAGATCACTGAACGAAGGATTCTCCGGAGGTGAAAAGAAAAGAAATGAGATTTTTCAGATGATGATGCTTAACCCTAAATTAGCGATTCTTGATGAAACTGATTCAGGATTAGATATTGATGCGTTAAGAATTGTTGCAGATGGTGTAAACCAATTTAAAAATGAAGGAAATGCAGTTCTTTTGATTACTCACTATCAAAGATTGCTGAACTATATCCAACCTGACTTTGTTCACGTTCTTGCCAATGGAAAAATCATCAAAACCGGTGATAAATCTCTTGCTTTAGAACTTGAAGAAAAAGGGTACGACTGGCTTCTTAACTAA